The following are from one region of the Candidatus Bathyarchaeota archaeon genome:
- a CDS encoding molybdenum hydroxylase translates to MSKPSVLIKGAGDVATGVAYILNQEGMDIVMTEIDRPTTERRGASFSETIYSNEITVDGLTAKKTNFDNYVKILEDGKIPVVVDPKTELLDKIKPEILVDA, encoded by the coding sequence TTGAGTAAGCCCTCGGTACTAATCAAAGGTGCTGGAGATGTCGCAACTGGCGTAGCTTATATTTTAAATCAAGAAGGCATGGATATAGTAATGACAGAAATCGATAGGCCCACAACCGAAAGGCGCGGGGCATCATTTTCAGAAACAATTTATTCCAATGAAATAACTGTTGATGGACTAACAGCAAAAAAAACAAATTTTGATAATTATGTTAAGATTCTAGAAGATGGAAAAATACCAGTAGTTGTTGATCCCAAAACAGAGTTGCTAGATAAAATTAAGCCAGAAATTCTTGTAGATGCG